The Lepus europaeus isolate LE1 chromosome 6, mLepTim1.pri, whole genome shotgun sequence genome includes a window with the following:
- the LOC133762190 gene encoding taste receptor type 2 member 42-like yields MAECIIGMLGNVFITLVNCSEWIKKQKISLADFILTCLAISRFSYLLVSLFLSCILEFSPHLYASYKVAKSINMLWTMTNQLSTGFATCLSILYFLKIAHFSHSLFLWLKRRMDRVVLGLFMLCMFLLIPEFLWLDKLNGTLYFYITDKSNLTFFSEENGSLFVDTLVSLTLTYFIPVVLSLTSLLLLFLSLVRHTRNLQLNSMGSRDASTQVHRRAMKMVLCFLILFTVHWFSSQLMGWIYFTSWNHRLFVFILMALHAFPSGHTFVLIMGNAKLHKAALKALCHLQRNLREESKSLSFMDRLSRVFSRE; encoded by the coding sequence ATGGCAGAATGCATAATCGGAATGCTGGGGAATGTTTTCATCACACTGGTAAATTGCTCTGAATGGATCAAGAAGCAAAAGATCTCCTTAGCTGACTTCATCCTCACCTGCTTGGCAATCTCCAGGTTCAGTTATCTCTTGGTGTCACTGTTCCTGTCATGTATACTAGAATTCTCTCCACATTTATATGCTTCTTACAAAGTAGCAAAATCTATAAACATGCTTTGGACAATGACTAATCAGTTGAGCACCGGGTTTGCTACCTGCCTCAGCATTTTATACTTCCTCAAGATAGCCCacttctctcactccctcttcctctggCTAAAGAGGAGAATGGACAGAGTGGTTCTTGGCCTGTTTATGCTTTGTATGTTCTTGCTGATACCTGAATTTCTGTGGCTAGATAAGCTTAATGGCACCTTGTATTTCTACATCACAGATAAAAGTAATCTGACTTTCTTTTCAGAGGAAAATGGAAGTCTTTTTGTAGATACCCTGGTTAGTCTCACCTTGACCTACTTCATCCCAGTTGTTCTGTCTCTGACCTCAttgcttcttttatttctgtcCTTGGTGAGACACACTAGAAACCTGCAGCTCAACTCCATGGGTTCCAGAGATGCTAGCACACAGGTCCACAGAAGGGCCATGAAAATGGTGTTGTGTTTTCTCATCCTCTTCACAGTGCATTGGTTTTCCTCACAATTGATGGGTTGGATATACTTTACATCGTGGAACCACAggttatttgtctttattttgatGGCATTACACGCGTTTCCCTCCGGTCACACATTTGTTCTGATTATGGGAAATGCCAAGTTGCATAAGGCAGCTTTGAAGGCTCTGTGTCATCTTCAAAGAAACCTGAGAGAGGAGAGCAAATCTTTGAGTTTTATGGATAGGTTATCCAGAGTCTTTTCTAGGGAATAA